The following proteins come from a genomic window of Salvia hispanica cultivar TCC Black 2014 chromosome 4, UniMelb_Shisp_WGS_1.0, whole genome shotgun sequence:
- the LOC125219267 gene encoding UDP-glycosyltransferase 74F2-like translates to MERERNTQKPHILAIPYPSQGHVNPMHQFCKRLVFKGAKTTFALTKFIIKSFNPESDSVAIEAISDGFDEGGFGQASDVSDYLTHMEKAGSKTLEDLIQSYQSSNSPIDCIVYDAFLPWALAVAQKYDIKGAAFFTQACVVNYVYYYAHHGLLELPVTAASTPVELPGLPPLELPDLPSFIYKHGTYPAYFEMVLSQFSNLEKADFVVVNTFYKLEEKIVDSMTKVCPLLTIGPTLPSSYLDGRIENDNKYDINLFHHEDCTRIMQWLEKKPARSVVYIAFGSMDNLPKPQMEEIAWGLCSSNFDFIWVVRSQDRQEKIPGDFVRASVDNDKALFVHWSPQLEVLSSEAVGCFFSHGGWNSTTEALSLGVPMVVMPQWTDQTTDAKLVQDVWGVGVRVRVGEDGLVGREEVEGCLREVMEGERGKEMKRNARKWRDLAKEAVAEGGTSDLDILNFVSKLTTSS, encoded by the exons atggagagagaaagaaatacACAAAAACCACACATCTTAGCAATTCCTTACCCAAGCCAAGGCCATGTTAACCCTATGCACCAATTTTGCAAGCGCCTAGTCTTCAAAGGTGCTAAAACAACTTTTGCTCTCACCAAATTCATCATCAAATCCTTCAATCCAGAGTCCGACTCCGTCGCCATCGAAGCCATCTCAGATGGCTTCGATGAAGGCGGTTTCGGACAAGCATCCGATGTGTCAGACTATCTGACACATATGGAAAAGGCCGGCTCGAAAACCCTGGAGGATCTCATCCAATCATACCAAAGCTCTAATAGCCCCATTGATTGCATAGTTTATGATGCCTTTTTGCCATGGGCTTTGGCAGTGGCCCAAAAATATGATATCAAAGGAGCTGCTTTTTTCACTCAAGCTTGTGTTGTGAATTATGTGTACTATTATGCCCACCATGGCCTGCTGGAGCTTCCGGTGACGGCCGCCTCGACGCCAGTGGAGCTGCCGGGGCTGCCGCCGCTCGAGCTTCCGGACCTCCCGTCGTTCATATACAAGCATGGGACTTATCCGGCTTACTTTGAGATGGTGTTGAGTCAATTTTCGAATTTGGAGAAGGCTGATTTTGTGGTCGTCAATACGTTTTACAAGCTGGAAGAAAAg ATTGTGGATTCAATGACAAAAGTGTGCCCACTTCTAACAATTGGGCCGACACTGCCATCATCCTATTTGGATGGTAGGATTGAAAACGACAACAAATATGACATAAACCTCTTCCACCACGAAGATTGTACAAGAATAATGCAATGGCTAGAGAAGAAGCCAGCAAGGTCAGTTGTATACATAGCCTTTGGCAGCATGGACAATCTCCCTAAGCCACAAATGGAAGAGATCGCATGGGGTTTGTGCAGCTCGAATTTCGACTTTATTTGGGTGGTGAGGTCTCAAGATCGACAGGAGAAGATACCGGGTGATTTTGTACGTGCATCGGTTGACAATGACAAGGCCTTGTTTGTGCATTGGAGCCCTCAGCTGGAGGTGTTGTCGAGCGAGGCGGTGGGGTGCTTCTTCTCTCACGGTGGGTGGAATTCCACGACCGAGGCGTTGAGTTTGGGGGTGCCGATGGTGGTGATGCCACAGTGGACAGACCAGACGACAGATGCGAAGCTTGTGCAAGATGTTTGGGGGGTtggggttagggttagggttgggGAGGATGGTTTGGTTGGGAGAGAGGAGGTGGAGGGATGTTTGAGGGAAGTGATGGAGGGGGAGAGAGGGAAGGAGATGAAAAGGAATGCTAGGAAATGGAGGGATTTGGCTAAGGAGGCTGTGGCTGAGGGTGGCACTTCTGATCTTGATATTCTTAACTTTGTCTCTAAGTTGACTACTTCTTCAtga